The Dehalococcoidales bacterium genomic interval CTCGTGCCCGGGGTATGCGGCGATATCGGCAAACACCTGCCGGAAGCTATCGGGTGTCGGTTTATATTCCTGCTCAGCCTGAGAGGTCGTGATGGCCAGTTCCCGGTAGAGCTCGAGGATGCGCGGGATATCTGCCTCGGTGGCCAGCCTGACCGTTACCATCGTCCTCGTGCCTCCCCGCACTCCCAATGATATGCACCATTCTACTGCATTTCGCTCCCGGTGCAAAGTCACGGGTCGTCAAATGCCATTCGGCCCTTCATTCGTATCAACTGGTACTCTACCGATACCGGTTCGTAACTGTCCTGTAACCATGCAGGCACAATCTTAATCCCGCCTTAACCCCGGTGCGGTATGCTGTAATTAATAGGATTTAATAAGGAGGAAAGAAAATGAACTACCTGATTGCATCGACCCGAGTGATTGGCAGGTTCCTGGGTCTTGTCTTTGGTTACGGCCTCGAGATTCCGTCTCAGGATGTAGCGAATCGCTACCCTACCCTGCGGTACTACTTCTAGCCATGTCACAGCGTAAACCCCGCCCGGCCACGTTCCACTAGCCCGGAAAGAAAAGACATTTCATCGAGCGTGGCTGCGGCGCAGGGAAGCGCCTTCTTCCTGCCCTGCATCCCATTCCAACAGACCCACCCCTCAATCCGTCCCCTCTCCTGTACTGTCCTTAACCCGCCTCTTTTCGCCACAATGTCCTTCCACGAAAGGTATCCCGTCATTATCTCCGGCACTGGAATATTATCGTGGCATCTTCTCCCTTCGAGCCGGCGTCCCGGTACGGTGTAGTTGCCCTGATATCGCGGAAACCGGCGACTTCGAGCAGTTGCCGGAACTCGTCCCGCTCGTATAATCGCAACGATAGCTCCTCGACTTCGTCGTCAACAACTTGACCATGGCTGATAACCTGGTAGCGGTGTATGTCCTGCTGGACCTGCTCCCCGGAGTCGTACGTCGGTAGAGCACTAAAGACAAGCTCGGTGCCATCGGACCGGGTAAAGCGGGATTCGTGCCACGTTCCGAGGTCTCCGTTCAGCGCTCTCGGGGTTTCAATTTCAAGGACCAGCTTACCGCCGGGAACGAGGTGATGGTGGAGTCTCCGGAGGGCTTCCGCAGCATTTGCCCGGTCGGTAATAAGGCCGAAGGAACCGGCGGGGATAAGGATATAGCCGTACCGGCGGGCAATATCCAGCTCCTGGAGAAGCTGCTGATAGAGTACCGGTTGAAGTCCCTTTGCCTCGCAGCGGTTGTGGCATGCCTGAAGCATGTGAGGCGATGAATCGACACCATCAGTATCGATTCCCCGTTCCAGGAACGGAACCAGGAAGCGCCCTGTACCGCACATTGGTTCCAGCACGGGATGGGCGGTGTCTTCGTGACAGTGGAGGAAGAACGCCAGGGCATCCGGCGGCGCCTCGGGCTTGGAGAGGTCATAGAACTCGGTGCAGAGTTTTCCGTAGATACTCGTCATCGTGTCCGGCGTAGCCTTTCGCTATAGTATTATTGGTCCGTCGCTGACTACCTGCTCTTCTTCGAGCCGGTCAATCTCCCGGTCACTTATGCCGAGAATCTCGGCGAGGACGTAACGGCTGTGCTCGCCGATGCAGGGTGCCGGGCGATTGACACCGGTCGGGGTTTTGGACAGTCTCAGGGGGAACCCGGGATAATCATGGTTCCCTGCCTGGGGATGGGTCACGTTGGTGAAGTAGCCTCTCTCTCTAAGGTGGGGGTCCTCCATCACCTCTTTTACATTAAGAACGGCCCCGGCGGTCACCCCGGCCTTTTGCAGGATGTGCATCGCCTGATAATGGTCCTGTTGCGTGGTCCACTCACTGATGAGCTTGTCCAGCTCATCCTGGTTCTGCCATCGGCCCATCTGGTCGGAGAACCTTTCCTCCTGCGTCCACGGCGGATTACCGATAGTCCGGCAGAACG includes:
- a CDS encoding class I SAM-dependent methyltransferase, which encodes MTSIYGKLCTEFYDLSKPEAPPDALAFFLHCHEDTAHPVLEPMCGTGRFLVPFLERGIDTDGVDSSPHMLQACHNRCEAKGLQPVLYQQLLQELDIARRYGYILIPAGSFGLITDRANAAEALRRLHHHLVPGGKLVLEIETPRALNGDLGTWHESRFTRSDGTELVFSALPTYDSGEQVQQDIHRYQVISHGQVVDDEVEELSLRLYERDEFRQLLEVAGFRDIRATTPYRDAGSKGEDATIIFQCRR
- a CDS encoding CaiB/BaiF CoA-transferase family protein; this translates as AGAVMLALWHRRRTGQGQYIELAQIETSVGLLAEPLLDFAMNGREPIRTGNRHPCMAPHGCYRCRGDDAWLSVAVATDEEWSAFCRTIGNPPWTQEERFSDQMGRWQNQDELDKLISEWTTQQDHYQAMHILQKAGVTAGAVLNVKEVMEDPHLRERGYFTNVTHPQAGNHDYPGFPLRLSKTPTGVNRPAPCIGEHSRYVLAEILGISDREIDRLEEEQVVSDGPIIL